Below is a genomic region from Deltaproteobacteria bacterium.
AGCGTCCGCGCACGCCGGTCTCCGCGGCGATCTCGTACAGCCGGTCGGCGCGGGGGTCGCCCTCGGAGTGGGTGGCATGGCCGATGCCGGCGATCCGCTGCTTGCGGTTGGAGTGATCTTCCAGCACTCCCTGGGCCGCCGCGGCCAGGTCGGCGTCGCCGCTGTCCAGCGGCAGCGCGTCCTGCAGCATCTTGGCGCAGTACTCCGAGGAGCCCAGGTGCACGCTGCCGGCTCCCAGCAGCGCCGCGGCGACCGCTCCCTGGATCGCCTCGGGCGCGGTGGACACCGTCAAGCGGGCCGCGACGATGTTGCCCACCATGCCGTGCTCCACCAGGACGTTGAGCAAGGCGTCGGTCATCCGCCCCTCGTTCTCGGAGGGAACCCGTCCCACCAGCATCAGAAAGGTCATCTGGCCAAAGCTGAGCTTGCCCAGGATGTCCTGAGTCAGGTCGATGTTGCGGACGAGGACACGATGCAGCTCGGCCTTGCCCAATCCGGTTACGATCTTGGTCTTGTCATCGCTCATCAAGGTCTCCCCGCGGCCTGGCGTCAGGCCGGGCACGGGCGGGTTTGAAAACCGCCCCTACGATTCTTCTCCCATCGGCGGCCAACCCGCCGAGACCGGGCGCCCCGCCGTCACACGTCGATACGCGTATCCCACAGGATCGGATCGCCGCCCATGGCCGGGCAGAATAGATCCACCTGCAACTGTACCTGGCAGCCCGGACAACTGTACTCGTGGTACTCGCCGATATAGGGCTCGCCGGACGGCAGGGCGTCTTCCATGTAGTCGTTCAGGTCCAGGATTCGGCGCAGCGCGTAGTTCTTGTAGTTCTCCTCGGCGCCGCAGTAGAGGTGACCGCACTGGGTGCAGCGGATGGCGTGCTCACCGTTGCGGCGGGCGATCTCCAGGCTTGCGTGGAAGCGCAGGACCGATTCGTACTCCCCCGCCCGCGCCGGGTCCAGCGCCGAGGTCTTTCCCGAAGGCGGCGCCCCGAGCTGCTTGCGCTCGACGCGGATGCGTTCCCGCAGGCTCTTGGTGGCCGCCGCGTCCACGGAACCGCCGTCCTTGGCCAGCACCACGCCGTACACTTCCTCGCCGATCTTGGGGGTGAGCCAGCCCCGGCCGAAGTCCCGCAGCACCAGCGCGGGGTCGCGTTCGAGCGGGTCGCCGAAACCGCCGCCGCCGGCCACGTAGTCGATCAGGAGGCTTCCCTCCGGCAACATCACGCGCTCCGGCACCCCATCGGGATGCACCACCCGGCCCCAGGTGCCGTCGCGCATGCCTTCGCCGTCCGGGTATTCGCCCACCTTGACCCGGTCCAGCAGCTCCATGCCCGCGTCCACCATGTAGCGCAGCACGCTCTTGCCCGTGGGATAGCCGCCGCACAGGCCGTAGCCGCCCTGGGCCACGCCGCCGTAGGGCTTGTAGTCCACGCTGCAGTCCTGGGAGCCGTAGATCCAGTAGACGCGGTAGCTGCCGAGGCCGCCGCGGTACTTGCCGAACCCGCTGCCGTCGGGGTTGTGCCCGCGGGTGAAGTACAGGAACGGATACTGCATCTCGATGCGCTCGATATCGCTGATGCCGGCGGAGGGGATGTTCATGTGGCCGCCGGTGTTGACCCCGTCCCGGACCGGCGCGCTGCCCATGCCCGCGCCGTGGATGTCGTACAGCCCCTGGGCCACCCGGATTCCGTCGCGGGTATGGCCGCCGTAGAAGTAGCCGGGGCCGCCGGCGTAGGCCAGGTTGCCGGTGGTGGAGGCGTTGACGTCGTCCGCCCGGCCGGCGGCGTAGAGCATCTTGGAGACACATTCGCAGATGGTGGAGACCAGCACGTTGCCCACCCGCGGCGCGGCGCCGCAGGCGGCGGGGAAGGTGCAGTTCAGGATGCTGCCCTCCGGTATCTTGAGGGTCACCGGCTTCATCTTGCCGTCGCTCCAGGGCACGTCCCAGAAGAGCGCGTTGGTGAGCGCCAGGGTGATGTGGGCCGCGGTGCTTGGGAAGGTGGAGTTGTGGTCGGTGTCGGTCTGGGGGCTGGTGCCCTCGAGGTCGAACTCCAGCTCGTCGCCCTTCTTGGTCATGGTGCAGTAGAGCTGCTGGGCCACGGCCTTGCGCGACTTGCGGTCCAGGGTGGTGACGTATTCCCGAGAGACCCAGGTGCCGTCGGGCAGCGAGCGCAGCTTGGCGCGGGCCTTGGCCTCGGAATCCTCGATCATGCGCCGACCCGCGGCCTCGACGAACTCCGGACCGAATTTGTCCACCAGTCCCAGGTAGCGGTCGGAGCAGACGTTGTTGCCGGCGATCATCGCCTTCATGTCGAGCCCGACGTACTGTGGGTCCCGGCACATGCCGGTGAGGGTGCGGAAGACGTCCTCCCGGAACTCCCCTTTCTCGACGATCTTGAGGCCGCTGATGCAGATGCCCTCGTGAAAGACCTCCAGGGCGCCGCCCCGGAGCACCCCGCCGGTGTCGGCGGTATGGGTGCTGGTGGCGGTCCACGCGATCAACTCGCCCTCGTAGAAGATGGGCTTGATGACCATCATGTCGTAGGTGTGAGAGCCGGCCACGTAGGGGTCGTTGAAGAAGAACTGGTCGCCGTCATAGAAGCCGGGCGACTCCTGGAAGTACTCCATCATGTTCTTGATGGCCTGGGAGGTGGCGGCGGCGAACCGCAGGTGGCCGGAGCACGCCAGCACCATGACGCCCTCGGCGTCGTAGAACGAACTCATGCACTCGCCGCCTTGGGCCACGATGGGAGAAGCGGTCACGCGCTGCAGCGTCATGCGCCCTTCTTCCCCGATGGCCCAGAGCCGGTGGAAGTACATCTCATAGCGAATGGGATCAACCGCGGTCGGTTCCATCAGTCTCTCCTGATTGAATGTCCTGTCCTTAGATTTCCATCACCAGGTTCAGATACGGATCGACGGTCACCTTGGCGCCCGGCGGCACCGGAATGGTGGTGAAGGGCAGCTCCAGGACGGCCGGACCGGTCACCTCGTTGCCCGCCTTGAGGAGCCCGTTGTCGTACACCGGGGTCTCGATGAATCCTCGCTCCGGCCGTGTGAAGTAGACGTCGCGCTTGCCCTTGACGGCCTGGGCGCCGTCGCCCGGCTCCACGGGCTGCGGCTTCAACTCCGGCTTGGTGACCAGACCCACCGCGTCCACGCGGATGGCGCTGATCTCGATGCCGGCCTTGGTGTAGCCCGCGCCCACGCCGTAGAGTTCCTCGTACTTCTTCTCGAACATCTCCTGCAGCTCCCGCAGCCGGGCGTCGGTCATGCGGTCCCACGTCAGCGGGATCTCCACGCCGGCGGTCTGGCGGCGGTAGCGCATGGTGAAGAAGCGACGGAACTCCACTTGCTCGGTCTTGAAGCCCTCGCCCGTCATGATCTCTCCCAACTCGTTCTCGATGGTGTCGAGGCGCTCGTTGGGTCCCTCCGGCTCGGCCG
It encodes:
- a CDS encoding citryl-CoA lyase; its protein translation is MSDDKTKIVTGLGKAELHRVLVRNIDLTQDILGKLSFGQMTFLMLVGRVPSENEGRMTDALLNVLVEHGMVGNIVAARLTVSTAPEAIQGAVAAALLGAGSVHLGSSEYCAKMLQDALPLDSGDADLAAAAQGVLEDHSNRKQRIAGIGHATHSEGDPRADRLYEIAAETGVRGRYCEFLEEIKKAAEARHNRGLPINVTGAIAAIASDMGLQWQ
- a CDS encoding hydantoinase B/oxoprolinase family protein is translated as MEPTAVDPIRYEMYFHRLWAIGEEGRMTLQRVTASPIVAQGGECMSSFYDAEGVMVLACSGHLRFAAATSQAIKNMMEYFQESPGFYDGDQFFFNDPYVAGSHTYDMMVIKPIFYEGELIAWTATSTHTADTGGVLRGGALEVFHEGICISGLKIVEKGEFREDVFRTLTGMCRDPQYVGLDMKAMIAGNNVCSDRYLGLVDKFGPEFVEAAGRRMIEDSEAKARAKLRSLPDGTWVSREYVTTLDRKSRKAVAQQLYCTMTKKGDELEFDLEGTSPQTDTDHNSTFPSTAAHITLALTNALFWDVPWSDGKMKPVTLKIPEGSILNCTFPAACGAAPRVGNVLVSTICECVSKMLYAAGRADDVNASTTGNLAYAGGPGYFYGGHTRDGIRVAQGLYDIHGAGMGSAPVRDGVNTGGHMNIPSAGISDIERIEMQYPFLYFTRGHNPDGSGFGKYRGGLGSYRVYWIYGSQDCSVDYKPYGGVAQGGYGLCGGYPTGKSVLRYMVDAGMELLDRVKVGEYPDGEGMRDGTWGRVVHPDGVPERVMLPEGSLLIDYVAGGGGFGDPLERDPALVLRDFGRGWLTPKIGEEVYGVVLAKDGGSVDAAATKSLRERIRVERKQLGAPPSGKTSALDPARAGEYESVLRFHASLEIARRNGEHAIRCTQCGHLYCGAEENYKNYALRRILDLNDYMEDALPSGEPYIGEYHEYSCPGCQVQLQVDLFCPAMGGDPILWDTRIDV